A region of Myxococcus stipitatus DSM 14675 DNA encodes the following proteins:
- a CDS encoding aldo/keto reductase → MAHMTTNTTKRIDSLARYHLLGRSGLRVSPLALGTMTFGTEWGWGSPKETAHRLLARYLEAGGNFLDTADGYTGGTSEEFIGDYFAKQGGRDSAVIATKFTINTIPGDPNAGGNGRKNIHRALEASLRRLKTDYVDLYWLHAWDGITPLEEVMQTLTDLVSAGKIRYLGLSDVPAWYFARAQTLAERQGWERVVALQLEYSLLERNIEREHIPAALELGASITPWSPLGSGMLSGKYTREGLTAKGEGRLPAIQGGGNPGLEKLFTERNWRIVDTLLEVSRELDRSPAQVALAWVARRPGVASTIIGATKLEQLEANLHALDVELPPAQAARLEAASRPELVHPYIFFEDTFYSGGMFSGGTSIRAEPTWFRPAAR, encoded by the coding sequence ATGGCGCACATGACGACGAACACGACGAAGCGCATCGACTCGTTGGCCCGGTATCACCTGCTGGGGCGCTCGGGGCTGAGGGTGAGCCCGTTGGCGCTGGGGACCATGACGTTCGGCACGGAGTGGGGGTGGGGGAGTCCCAAGGAGACGGCGCACAGGCTGCTGGCCCGCTACCTGGAGGCGGGTGGCAACTTCCTCGACACGGCGGATGGGTACACGGGTGGGACGAGCGAGGAGTTCATCGGGGACTACTTCGCGAAGCAGGGCGGGCGTGACAGCGCCGTCATCGCGACGAAGTTCACCATCAACACGATTCCCGGGGACCCGAACGCGGGAGGCAATGGACGCAAGAACATCCATCGCGCGCTGGAGGCGTCGCTGCGCCGGCTGAAGACGGACTACGTGGACCTCTACTGGCTGCACGCGTGGGACGGCATCACTCCGCTGGAGGAGGTGATGCAGACGCTGACGGACCTCGTGAGCGCGGGGAAGATTCGCTACCTCGGGCTGTCGGACGTGCCGGCCTGGTACTTCGCACGGGCGCAGACGTTGGCGGAGCGCCAGGGTTGGGAGCGGGTGGTCGCGCTCCAACTCGAGTACTCGCTGCTGGAGCGCAACATCGAGCGCGAGCACATCCCCGCCGCGCTGGAGCTCGGGGCGAGCATCACGCCGTGGAGTCCGCTGGGCTCGGGGATGTTGTCGGGCAAGTACACGCGAGAGGGGCTCACGGCGAAGGGGGAGGGTCGGCTTCCGGCCATCCAGGGAGGAGGAAACCCGGGTCTGGAGAAGCTCTTCACGGAGCGGAACTGGCGCATCGTCGACACGTTGCTGGAGGTGTCACGAGAGCTGGACCGGTCTCCCGCGCAGGTCGCGCTGGCATGGGTGGCGCGGCGGCCCGGGGTGGCGTCGACCATCATCGGCGCGACGAAGCTGGAGCAGCTCGAGGCGAACCTGCACGCGCTGGACGTGGAGCTTCCGCCGGCACAAGCGGCCCGACTGGAGGCTGCCAGTCGCCCGGAGCTCGTCCACCCGTACATCTTCTTCGAGGACACGTTCTACAGCGGGGGCATGTTCAGCGGCGGGACGTCCATCCGCGCGGAGCCGACCTGGTTCCGCCCGGCGGCGCGCTGA
- a CDS encoding UbiA family prenyltransferase: MRPESSLSASPADVALAVDLDGTLVRTDTLHENLLVLFKRAPWLLFLLPLWVLKGKAYFKAEVARRAALDARHLPYNEELLAFLHEEKARGRKLVLATAADQRIADAVAAHLGLFSEVHASNGTENLSGTRKLAKLKAALGTFDYAGNDSVDLPLWRESREVVVVNAPSGVLKQAQGLGRPVARVFEKPARSPRVWVKALRVHQWAKNALVFVPMLAAHKAASADLLTQAALGFLAFSLCASSVYVLNDMLDLEADRRHPSKKKRPFAACTLPVSVGVVLAPLLLIAGAAVCLLLPPAFGALLAAYYALTLAYSLRLKQVVMLDVLVLAGLYTVRIFGGSLAVGVPTSSWLLMFSMFLFLSLALVKRLSEVRRLRQSNETSAHGRGYLSQDYEQLASLGAAAGQVSVLVLALYISSKEVTAYYDHPERLWLLCPVMLYWVGRVWVLAHRGEVNEDPLVFALKDRVSYAVGAVAALVLWAAT, encoded by the coding sequence ATGCGTCCTGAATCCTCTCTTTCCGCAAGCCCAGCTGACGTGGCGCTCGCCGTCGACCTCGACGGCACCCTGGTGCGCACCGACACGCTGCACGAGAACCTGCTCGTCCTCTTCAAGCGAGCGCCCTGGCTGCTGTTCCTGCTGCCGCTGTGGGTGCTCAAGGGGAAGGCGTACTTCAAGGCGGAGGTCGCCCGGCGGGCCGCGCTGGACGCCCGGCACCTGCCGTACAACGAAGAGCTGCTCGCGTTCCTCCACGAGGAGAAGGCGCGAGGCCGCAAGCTGGTGCTGGCCACGGCGGCGGACCAGCGCATCGCGGACGCGGTGGCCGCGCACCTGGGCCTCTTCTCGGAGGTCCACGCGAGCAACGGCACGGAGAACCTGTCCGGCACGCGCAAGCTGGCGAAGCTGAAGGCCGCGCTGGGCACGTTCGACTACGCGGGCAATGACTCGGTGGACCTGCCGCTGTGGCGCGAGTCGCGCGAGGTCGTCGTGGTCAACGCCCCCTCGGGCGTGCTCAAGCAGGCCCAGGGGCTGGGACGCCCCGTCGCGCGGGTGTTCGAGAAGCCCGCCCGGAGCCCGCGCGTCTGGGTGAAGGCCCTGCGCGTGCACCAGTGGGCGAAGAACGCGCTCGTCTTCGTGCCGATGCTGGCCGCGCACAAGGCGGCCTCGGCGGACCTGCTCACGCAGGCGGCGCTGGGCTTCCTGGCGTTCAGCCTGTGCGCCTCCAGCGTGTACGTGCTCAACGACATGCTGGACCTGGAAGCGGACCGGCGCCACCCGTCGAAGAAGAAGCGCCCGTTCGCGGCGTGCACGCTGCCGGTGAGCGTGGGCGTGGTGCTGGCGCCGCTGCTGCTCATCGCGGGCGCCGCGGTGTGTCTGCTCCTGCCGCCGGCCTTCGGGGCGCTGCTGGCCGCGTACTACGCGCTGACACTGGCGTACTCGCTGCGGCTCAAGCAGGTGGTGATGCTGGACGTGCTGGTGCTGGCGGGCCTGTACACGGTGCGCATCTTCGGCGGCTCGCTGGCGGTGGGCGTGCCCACGTCGAGCTGGCTGCTCATGTTCAGCATGTTCCTGTTCCTCTCGCTCGCGCTGGTGAAGCGGCTGAGCGAGGTGCGCCGGCTGCGCCAGTCCAACGAGACGTCCGCGCACGGGCGCGGCTACCTGTCGCAGGACTACGAGCAGCTCGCGAGCCTGGGCGCCGCGGCCGGACAGGTGTCCGTGCTGGTGCTGGCGCTCTACATCTCCTCCAAGGAGGTGACGGCGTACTACGACCACCCCGAGCGGCTCTGGCTGCTGTGCCCGGTGATGCTCTACTGGGTGGGGCGGGTCTGGGTGCTGGCCCACCGGGGCGAGGTGAATGAGGATCCGCTCGTCTTCGCGCTCAAGGACCGGGTGAGCTACGCGGTGGGGGCCGTCGCGGCGCTGGTGTTGTGGGCGGCCACATGA
- a CDS encoding MXAN_6627.5 family MYXO-CTERM protein, with protein MASLRHILRAPGLLLLACLALAVPSLALAQQQDGGVTVPLPDASSGEGGSDRDNPEGEDGTGRVHTACRSTRDCSPRFSCEDGTCRYTGVRKAEQVGCVMGAEAALVLVGLAGIALPRRKR; from the coding sequence ATGGCTTCTCTCCGTCACATCCTTCGCGCCCCAGGCCTCTTGCTCCTGGCCTGTCTGGCTCTCGCCGTGCCCTCCCTCGCGCTGGCGCAGCAGCAGGATGGCGGCGTCACCGTCCCCCTGCCGGATGCCTCCTCGGGCGAGGGTGGCTCGGACCGGGACAACCCGGAGGGAGAGGACGGAACGGGGCGGGTGCACACGGCCTGCCGCAGCACCCGTGACTGCTCACCACGCTTCAGTTGCGAGGACGGCACCTGCCGCTACACGGGTGTGCGCAAGGCGGAGCAAGTAGGGTGTGTGATGGGCGCCGAGGCCGCGCTCGTGCTGGTGGGGTTGGCGGGAATCGCCCTGCCCCGCCGCAAACGCTAG
- a CDS encoding FAD-binding oxidoreductase produces the protein MKSLESWGRYPRVEQRTQALTWRSDALPEVSGPVLPHGLGRSYGDSCLNGGGTLLLTSGLDRFIDFDPATGIVRCEAGVSLDMILRLGAPRGWFLPVTPGTKFVTVGGAIANDVHGKNHHCAGTFGRYVRRFELVRSDGSRRICSPDENPDWYGATIGGLGLTGLITWAEVQLKPISNPYVLQETVPLANLDEFLVVARESEADHQFTMAWVDCLARGKKLGRGLLYRGNFAPPQFDGLPLAKSHLSHGIGLAVPMDMPSFCLNRLTVSAFNWLYFHRQNGKPKQRLTHYDPFFYPLDAIYGWNRIYGSRGFLQFQCVVPYSTARDALRDILERSSRGGLPSFLSVLKTFGDIPSPGWLSFPRKGVTLAMDFANRGEKTYRLVEELDRVTREAGGAVYPAKDARMSPESFAAYFPRHTEFAGYVDPAFSSSFWRRMHPVSLPFSLESERALGAPQPQSVLALR, from the coding sequence ATGAAGTCATTGGAGTCCTGGGGGCGCTACCCCCGAGTCGAGCAGCGCACGCAGGCGCTGACGTGGCGCTCGGATGCCTTGCCGGAGGTGTCCGGCCCGGTGCTGCCGCACGGGCTGGGGCGCAGCTATGGCGACTCCTGCCTCAACGGGGGCGGGACGCTGCTGCTCACCTCGGGGCTGGACAGGTTCATCGACTTCGACCCGGCGACGGGCATCGTGCGCTGCGAGGCGGGCGTCTCGCTGGACATGATTCTGCGGCTGGGCGCGCCGCGCGGCTGGTTCCTGCCGGTGACGCCGGGGACCAAGTTCGTCACGGTGGGCGGGGCCATCGCCAACGACGTGCATGGCAAGAACCACCACTGCGCGGGCACCTTCGGCCGGTATGTGCGCCGCTTCGAGTTGGTGCGCTCGGATGGCAGCCGCCGCATCTGCTCGCCGGACGAGAACCCGGACTGGTACGGCGCGACCATCGGCGGCCTGGGGCTGACGGGGCTCATCACGTGGGCGGAGGTGCAGCTCAAGCCCATCAGCAATCCGTACGTGCTCCAGGAGACGGTGCCGCTCGCGAACCTGGATGAGTTCCTCGTCGTCGCGCGCGAGTCGGAAGCGGACCACCAGTTCACCATGGCGTGGGTGGACTGCCTGGCGCGCGGCAAGAAGCTGGGCCGCGGGTTGTTGTACCGAGGCAACTTCGCGCCGCCGCAGTTCGACGGGCTGCCCTTGGCGAAGAGCCACCTGTCGCACGGCATCGGGTTGGCGGTGCCCATGGACATGCCGTCGTTCTGCTTGAACCGGCTGACGGTGTCCGCGTTCAACTGGCTGTACTTCCACCGGCAGAACGGCAAGCCCAAGCAGCGGCTGACGCACTACGACCCGTTCTTCTATCCGCTGGATGCCATCTACGGGTGGAACCGCATCTACGGCAGCCGAGGCTTCCTCCAGTTCCAGTGCGTGGTGCCGTACTCGACGGCGCGCGACGCGCTGAGGGACATCCTGGAGCGGAGTTCGCGGGGGGGCCTGCCCAGCTTCCTGTCCGTGTTGAAGACGTTTGGAGACATTCCCTCTCCGGGTTGGCTGTCCTTCCCGCGCAAGGGCGTGACGCTGGCCATGGACTTCGCCAACCGGGGAGAGAAGACGTACCGGCTGGTGGAGGAGCTGGACCGGGTGACGCGCGAGGCGGGGGGCGCGGTGTATCCGGCGAAGGATGCGCGCATGAGCCCGGAGAGCTTCGCGGCGTACTTCCCGCGCCACACGGAGTTCGCGGGGTATGTCGACCCGGCGTTCTCCTCGTCGTTCTGGCGGCGGATGCACCCGGTGAGCCTGCCCTTCTCGCTGGAGTCCGAGCGAGCCTTGGGGGCTCCGCAACCGCAGTCCGTGCTGGCGCTTCGCTGA
- a CDS encoding class I SAM-dependent methyltransferase: MRLGLKADNLLERVADWFNLAPQPLAHAFFGMMASRTLMAGVRLGVYQALADGAATSEALATRLKLSAEGTRSLMEALVACEAVERQRDGRYRLASRSKRWLDPRSPQYVGAFLEFNYAQWDWWTGLEGVVRSGEAVDIHDFAPEDPRWRDYIHAMHQLARLAAPEVAAAIPLPRGARNLLDLGGAHGWYAAELCQRHRGLRATVLDLEGSARVGRDIIASAGLSHLVTHQSGDILTADLGGIHDGVLLFQVMHHLTPAQNVALLRRIRGALAPKGTLAVLEYLREDVQAPTSSAPLIGLHYFVTSGAAAYTPAEVEGFLDDAGYRIESSRPIRHLPLQTLLIARLD; encoded by the coding sequence ATGAGGCTGGGGCTCAAGGCGGACAACCTGCTGGAGCGCGTCGCGGACTGGTTCAACCTGGCGCCGCAGCCCCTGGCCCATGCGTTCTTCGGGATGATGGCGTCGCGCACGCTGATGGCCGGCGTCCGGCTGGGCGTGTACCAGGCGCTGGCGGACGGGGCCGCGACGTCCGAGGCGCTCGCGACGCGGCTGAAGCTGTCGGCGGAAGGCACGCGCTCGCTGATGGAGGCGCTGGTGGCGTGCGAGGCCGTGGAGCGGCAGCGCGATGGCCGCTACCGGCTGGCGTCCCGCTCGAAGCGGTGGCTGGACCCGCGCTCGCCCCAGTACGTGGGGGCCTTCCTGGAGTTCAACTACGCGCAGTGGGACTGGTGGACGGGGCTGGAGGGCGTGGTGCGCTCGGGCGAGGCGGTGGACATCCACGACTTCGCCCCGGAGGACCCGCGCTGGCGCGACTACATCCACGCCATGCACCAGCTCGCCCGGCTGGCGGCCCCGGAGGTCGCCGCGGCCATTCCCCTCCCCCGAGGCGCCCGGAACCTGCTGGACCTGGGCGGCGCGCATGGCTGGTACGCGGCGGAACTGTGCCAGCGGCACCGGGGGCTGAGGGCCACGGTGCTGGATTTGGAGGGCAGCGCCCGCGTGGGCCGGGACATCATCGCCTCCGCGGGGCTGAGCCACCTCGTCACCCACCAGTCCGGGGACATCCTCACCGCCGACCTGGGGGGCATCCACGACGGGGTGCTGCTGTTCCAGGTGATGCACCACCTGACGCCCGCACAGAACGTGGCGCTCCTGCGCCGCATCCGGGGCGCGCTGGCCCCCAAGGGGACCCTGGCGGTGCTGGAGTACCTGCGCGAGGACGTCCAGGCCCCCACCAGCTCCGCGCCCCTCATCGGCCTGCACTACTTCGTGACGTCCGGCGCGGCCGCCTACACGCCCGCCGAGGTGGAGGGCTTCCTGGACGACGCGGGCTACCGCATCGAGAGCAGCCGGCCCATCCGCCACCTCCCCCTCCAGACGCTCCTCATCGCCCGGCTCGACTGA
- a CDS encoding response regulator, which translates to MAAPRILVVDDNPELLSLLTQLFEDAGYEVVGASRGRQAIEVARAQPPGAAVLDILLPDMMGYHLADALRKDNPQLPLLFITGVFKGGKHALEARQKYQSAGYFEKPFEAQKLLEAVTKVLPPEKKAPPPGSLQDAFEVELDIDVEEEGPQDVMELTGRIKVTGGGNITAEIRGANLTASPMQKVPATQVRPPTPGRPPDPPPVGSGPPGSRRGELKDNLPALLTAYYLSRETGELGVQKGKVKKVVYFEKGMPVFALSNLLADRFGQFLVRVGKIKPEQLQDASAVAGQTNRRTGDVLVERGLLKDTERLYYVGQQVKAVIYSLFAWDEGTYLMSFREKASSESIKLDVHPANLIVRGIKKLYKPERLRRLLQPEDRLIPAVAPAYQLNEVELERWEAELLPKIDGNRTVAELLAFANRPEHVVYGFLVAMMSLGILDKRS; encoded by the coding sequence ATGGCCGCCCCTAGAATTCTCGTCGTCGATGACAACCCGGAGCTTCTCTCCCTCCTCACGCAACTGTTCGAGGACGCGGGCTACGAGGTTGTCGGCGCCAGCCGCGGCAGGCAGGCCATCGAGGTGGCTCGGGCCCAGCCTCCAGGCGCGGCTGTCTTGGATATCCTGCTGCCGGACATGATGGGCTACCACCTGGCGGATGCGCTGCGGAAGGACAACCCGCAGCTGCCGCTGCTGTTCATCACGGGGGTCTTCAAGGGCGGCAAGCACGCGCTGGAGGCCCGGCAGAAGTACCAGTCCGCGGGTTACTTCGAGAAACCCTTCGAGGCGCAGAAGCTGCTGGAGGCCGTCACCAAGGTCCTGCCTCCGGAGAAGAAGGCCCCGCCGCCCGGCTCGCTCCAGGACGCGTTCGAGGTGGAGCTCGACATCGACGTCGAGGAGGAGGGCCCGCAGGACGTGATGGAGCTGACCGGCCGCATCAAGGTGACCGGCGGCGGCAACATCACCGCGGAGATTCGCGGCGCCAACCTCACCGCCAGCCCCATGCAGAAGGTGCCGGCCACCCAGGTGCGGCCCCCCACGCCGGGGCGTCCGCCGGACCCTCCGCCCGTGGGCTCGGGGCCTCCGGGCAGCCGCCGGGGCGAGCTGAAGGACAACCTGCCCGCGCTGCTCACCGCCTACTACCTGTCTCGCGAGACGGGGGAGCTGGGCGTGCAGAAGGGCAAGGTGAAGAAGGTCGTCTATTTCGAGAAGGGCATGCCGGTGTTCGCCCTGTCGAACCTGCTGGCGGACCGGTTCGGTCAGTTCCTGGTGCGCGTGGGCAAGATCAAGCCCGAGCAGCTCCAGGACGCCTCCGCCGTGGCGGGGCAGACGAACCGCCGCACGGGTGACGTGCTCGTGGAGCGCGGACTGCTCAAGGACACCGAGCGGCTCTACTACGTGGGCCAGCAGGTGAAGGCCGTCATCTACTCGCTCTTCGCGTGGGACGAGGGCACGTACCTGATGAGCTTCCGGGAGAAGGCCAGCTCGGAGTCCATCAAGCTGGACGTGCACCCGGCGAACCTCATCGTCCGAGGCATCAAGAAGCTCTACAAGCCGGAGCGACTGCGCCGGCTGCTGCAGCCCGAGGACCGGCTCATCCCCGCCGTGGCGCCCGCCTACCAGCTCAACGAGGTGGAGCTGGAGCGGTGGGAGGCGGAGCTGCTGCCCAAGATCGACGGCAACCGCACCGTCGCGGAGCTGCTGGCCTTCGCCAACCGCCCCGAGCACGTCGTCTACGGCTTCCTGGTGGCGATGATGTCGCTGGGCATCCTGGACAAGCGTTCGTAG
- a CDS encoding Uma2 family endonuclease: MGEIIEGALYTHARPDGGHVYLGLRLFGELDGPFQLGNPGPGGWWLMVEPGVRAAGSPEFVPDLAGWRRERVATLPERQWTLHPDWVCEILSPSTRAYDLNIKRPFYARLGIRHLWLIDMVSRTLTVSELRDGQWAELGVYTDGDSLIRIPPFEDVELRWGWLWRSLQHSD, encoded by the coding sequence GTGGGCGAGATCATCGAGGGTGCGCTGTATACACATGCCCGCCCTGACGGCGGACATGTCTATCTGGGATTGAGATTGTTTGGCGAGCTGGATGGTCCGTTCCAGCTCGGCAACCCCGGTCCTGGCGGCTGGTGGCTCATGGTCGAGCCCGGTGTGCGAGCAGCAGGCTCGCCCGAGTTCGTTCCAGACCTCGCGGGGTGGCGACGCGAACGTGTCGCCACGCTCCCGGAGCGGCAGTGGACCCTCCATCCCGACTGGGTCTGCGAAATCCTCTCGCCGTCGACTCGCGCCTATGACCTGAACATCAAGCGCCCGTTCTACGCGAGGCTCGGCATCCGCCACCTGTGGCTCATCGACATGGTCTCTCGCACGCTCACCGTGAGCGAGCTGCGCGATGGACAATGGGCCGAGCTGGGCGTCTACACCGACGGGGACTCCCTCATCCGAATCCCACCCTTCGAGGATGTCGAGCTGCGCTGGGGATGGCTCTGGCGCTCACTCCAGCACTCCGACTGA
- a CDS encoding Uma2 family endonuclease, protein MAYGKRETEGVATLADIEALPEGVVGEIIDGTLYVHAQPRPGHMDILGGLHAVLWSQFQQGRSGPGGWWIQVEPGIELEDSPEFIPDIAGWRKERIARLPATSWRLAPDWACEILSPSTRGYDQRIKRPFYARIGIRHLWFIDLESRTLTVSELREGRWTELGVYGDDDVVRAAPFEEVELRLGELWPLVEPSDAR, encoded by the coding sequence ATGGCCTACGGCAAACGCGAAACAGAGGGCGTCGCAACCCTCGCCGACATCGAGGCTCTGCCTGAGGGCGTCGTGGGCGAGATCATCGATGGGACGTTGTATGTGCATGCCCAGCCAAGACCTGGGCATATGGACATCTTGGGGGGCTTGCATGCCGTGCTCTGGAGCCAGTTCCAGCAAGGGCGCAGTGGGCCCGGGGGCTGGTGGATTCAGGTAGAGCCCGGCATCGAGCTGGAAGACTCACCGGAGTTCATTCCAGACATCGCGGGGTGGCGGAAGGAGCGCATCGCACGGCTGCCAGCAACCTCATGGCGACTGGCTCCGGACTGGGCTTGCGAAATCCTCTCACCGTCGACGCGTGGGTATGACCAGCGCATCAAGCGCCCGTTCTACGCACGCATCGGCATCCGGCATCTGTGGTTCATCGACCTGGAGTCGCGCACGCTCACCGTGAGCGAGTTGCGCGAGGGCCGCTGGACCGAGCTGGGTGTGTACGGTGACGACGATGTCGTCCGTGCCGCGCCGTTCGAGGAAGTCGAGCTGCGGCTCGGGGAACTCTGGCCTCTCGTGGAGCCGTCCGACGCCCGGTAG
- a CDS encoding regulatory protein RecX, producing MEDDRTGQDSRPLRKQKRPRKVSPRYLENAALHYLKRYASTVSQLKRVLVRRVDRSVKEHGGDKAEALGWIEALTQKLVRNGLINDDAYAGMKAQSLRASGRSTRVIAQKLRMKGVGAELVQRKLAQATAEVSDEQAARIWARKKRLGPFRKNLETREENRKRDLAALARAGFSFGIAKKVIDGTLDESVRES from the coding sequence GTGGAAGACGACCGGACCGGACAGGACAGCAGGCCCCTCAGGAAGCAGAAGCGACCCCGGAAGGTGTCTCCCCGCTACCTGGAGAACGCGGCGCTGCACTACTTGAAGCGCTATGCCTCCACGGTGAGCCAGCTCAAGCGCGTGCTCGTGCGCCGCGTGGACCGCTCCGTGAAGGAGCATGGGGGAGACAAGGCGGAGGCGCTCGGGTGGATTGAGGCGCTGACGCAGAAGCTGGTGCGCAACGGGCTCATCAACGATGACGCCTATGCGGGGATGAAGGCGCAGTCACTGCGCGCTTCGGGCCGCAGCACGCGGGTGATTGCGCAGAAGCTGCGGATGAAGGGCGTGGGCGCGGAGCTGGTGCAGCGCAAGCTGGCGCAGGCGACGGCGGAGGTCTCCGACGAGCAGGCGGCTCGCATCTGGGCGCGGAAGAAGCGGCTGGGCCCGTTCCGCAAGAACCTGGAGACGCGCGAGGAGAACCGCAAGCGGGACCTGGCGGCGCTCGCACGCGCGGGGTTCTCGTTCGGGATCGCGAAGAAGGTCATCGACGGGACGCTCGACGAGAGCGTGCGGGAGTCGTGA
- a CDS encoding SDR family oxidoreductase has protein sequence MKKVLVLGATSAIAQATVRLLAARGASLYLVGRNAANLDAVTKDAATRGAAKVESKAVDLNDFATHEALVEGAYQALGGLDGVVLAHGVLGDQAESQATWTATEAVLRTNFMSAVSLLTPLANRFEAQKAGTLVVISSVAGDRGRQSNYVYGASKGALNVFLQGLRNRLAKSNVAVVTVKPGFVDTPMTAHLPKNKLFASPEKVARGLLRAADSRKNEVYVPGIWALIMLIIKSIPESVFKKLKL, from the coding sequence ATGAAGAAAGTGCTCGTCCTCGGCGCCACCAGCGCCATTGCCCAGGCCACGGTGCGGCTGCTCGCCGCGCGAGGGGCCTCGCTGTACCTCGTGGGTCGCAACGCGGCGAACCTGGATGCGGTGACGAAGGATGCCGCCACGCGGGGCGCCGCGAAGGTGGAGTCGAAGGCGGTGGACCTGAACGACTTCGCCACGCATGAGGCGCTGGTGGAGGGGGCGTATCAGGCGCTGGGTGGATTGGATGGCGTGGTGCTGGCGCACGGCGTGCTGGGAGACCAGGCGGAGTCGCAGGCCACGTGGACGGCGACGGAGGCGGTGCTGCGCACCAACTTCATGAGCGCCGTGTCGCTGCTGACGCCGCTGGCCAACCGGTTCGAGGCGCAGAAGGCGGGCACGCTGGTGGTCATCTCGTCGGTGGCGGGAGACCGGGGCCGGCAGAGCAACTACGTGTACGGCGCGTCGAAGGGTGCGCTGAACGTGTTCCTCCAGGGCCTGCGCAACCGCCTGGCGAAGTCCAACGTGGCGGTGGTGACGGTGAAGCCGGGCTTCGTGGACACACCGATGACGGCGCACCTGCCGAAGAACAAGCTGTTCGCGTCGCCGGAGAAGGTGGCGCGAGGACTCTTGCGCGCCGCGGACTCGCGCAAGAACGAGGTCTACGTCCCCGGCATCTGGGCGCTCATCATGCTCATCATCAAGAGCATCCCGGAATCCGTGTTCAAGAAGTTGAAGCTCTAG
- a CDS encoding LysR family transcriptional regulator, producing MALTPLNELAVFIAVARHKSFTRAAKELGVSTSAVSHTVRLLEERAGGALLSRTTRSVSLTDMGQRLLERAGPGLEAALSALDHLSADTSEVTGTLRLTVPVTSISTVLEPVLPRFIQEHPHVRVEVRVSDRFVNIVQEGLDAGIRLTESVERDMVQVRLTPPFRFVIVGSPAYLKKRGTPTRPEDLEHHDCISFRAPTTGLLYHWELERGRRELRVPVKGPLVADHAQFMLRMAIAGVGLAYLAEIEAEPALSSGAVRAVMEDWTPSVPGLFLYYPHRARASPPLRAFINLARKLLPVK from the coding sequence ATGGCCCTGACGCCCCTGAATGAGCTGGCCGTGTTCATCGCCGTCGCCCGACACAAGAGCTTCACCCGCGCGGCGAAGGAGTTGGGGGTCTCCACCTCCGCCGTGAGCCACACCGTGCGACTCCTGGAGGAACGCGCGGGAGGAGCCCTGCTGTCTCGGACCACGCGCAGCGTGTCACTCACGGACATGGGGCAGCGATTGCTGGAGCGCGCCGGGCCTGGCCTGGAGGCGGCGCTCAGTGCGCTCGACCACCTGTCCGCAGATACCTCCGAGGTGACGGGCACACTGCGGCTCACCGTCCCCGTCACGTCCATCTCGACGGTGCTCGAGCCCGTCCTGCCCCGCTTCATCCAGGAGCACCCTCACGTCCGCGTGGAGGTGCGTGTCTCCGACCGGTTCGTGAACATCGTGCAGGAGGGCCTCGACGCCGGCATCCGCCTCACCGAGTCCGTCGAGCGCGACATGGTGCAGGTCCGCCTCACGCCGCCCTTCCGCTTCGTCATCGTCGGCTCGCCCGCGTACCTCAAGAAGCGAGGCACCCCGACGCGGCCCGAAGACCTGGAGCACCACGACTGCATCAGCTTCCGAGCCCCCACGACGGGACTGCTCTACCACTGGGAGTTGGAGCGAGGACGCCGCGAGCTGCGGGTCCCCGTGAAGGGACCGCTGGTCGCGGACCATGCCCAGTTCATGCTGCGCATGGCGATAGCCGGCGTGGGGCTGGCGTACCTCGCGGAGATTGAAGCCGAGCCCGCGTTGAGTTCGGGCGCGGTGAGAGCCGTGATGGAGGACTGGACGCCCTCCGTGCCCGGCTTGTTCCTCTACTACCCCCACCGCGCCCGCGCCTCACCGCCCCTGCGCGCCTTCATCAACCTGGCGCGCAAGCTCCTCCCGGTGAAGTAG